In Ailuropoda melanoleuca isolate Jingjing chromosome 4, ASM200744v2, whole genome shotgun sequence, the following proteins share a genomic window:
- the ASXL2 gene encoding putative Polycomb group protein ASXL2 isoform X1, with the protein MKRTKCAEIDVETPDSILVNTNLRALINKHTFSVLPGDCQQRLLLLLPEVDRQVGPDGLMKLNGSALNNEFFTSAAQGWKERLSEGEFTPEMQVRIRQEIEKEKKVEPWKEQFFESYYGQSSGLSLEDSKKLTASPSDLKVKKTPAEQPKSMLPSEASPVSIVPVIPQLGSKEEVVQMPSPVRIEEHESQDMVQPNPKSTEPLLPSASNTQELSILPIKCPKDDALLEQKPVASAEQESEKENHLTTVSNYNKDEGQEALVTSPNKPKSPGVEEPVMKPIAEMGPQETTAKEPPSAVVDHSPESLKRKSCLIQEESPVSWEKRPRVTENRQHQQPFQVSPQPFLSRGDRIQVRKVPPLKIPVSRISPMPFPTSQVSPRARFPVSITSPNRTGARTLADIKAKAQLVKAQRAAAAAAAAAAAAAASVGGTIPGPGPGGGQGPGEGGDRKTARGGSPDSDRGSEPGKGPTLELAGTGSRGGTRELLPCGPETQPQSETKTPDQAQPRSVPGAQLQQTPSVPPTSASGGARTSVPSPAHTNAPPPAIGKLTNEQLNPSRAAAAVASLTYAQGPGTCRQEKAPSTPTDAALISGASPVRFAANGAVEPRAGSSKNMPDPSASAETTATTAALTPSPLTSLLTTATLEKLPVPQVSVTVAPTGSAPSSSTLPVASSLKTPGTSSNLNGPMSRPSSSIPANNPLVTQLLQGKDVPMEQILPKPLTKVEMKTVPLTAKEELGVGVLTGTGATENSSREEVSERQSHPALQQLGKALQSKQLPQVPRPLQLFSGKELRDSSMDTHQYQEGLSKATQDQILQTLIQRVRRQNVLPFVQPSQFNFTHSGFQLEDISTSQRFMLGFAGRRTSKPAMAGHYLLNISTYGRGSESFRRTHSINPEDRLCLSSPTEDLKMGYTDCKNATGDSSSGKEEDTDEESTGDEQESVMVKEEPQAAQGPGKCEASSGPHSRETLSTNDCLTKKNVKAETPVYEQTALSKENYLFPRGQTLDEKTLARDFIQAAQKQVAHAVRGKAMRSSPELFNSTALPLTADSPTHQPLLLPPLQTPKLYGSPTQIGPSYRGMINVSTSSDMDHNSAVPGMPDCSQVASNVGDVMSFSVTVTTIPASQAMNPSSHGQTIPVQAFPEENSIEDTPSKCYCRLKAMIMCKGCGAFCHDDCIGPSKLCVSCLVVR; encoded by the exons GTTGGTCCAGATGGTCTGATGAAGTTAAATGGCTCAGCCCTTAACAATGAGTTCTTCACTTCAGCAGCCCAAGGCTGGAAGGAAAGACTCTCAGAAG GTGAGTTTACACCTGAGATGCAGGTGAGAATTCGACAAGAGattgagaaggagaaaaaagtagaGCCATGGAAAGAACAATTCTTTGAAAGCTACTATGGTCAGAG TTCTGGCCTGAGCCTTGAGGATTCAAAGAAATTGACAGCCTCACCCAGTGATCTCAAAGTAAAGAAAACCCCAGCTGAGCAACCAAAATCCATGCTTCCTTCAGAGGCCTCACCTGTCAGTATAGTCCCAGTAATTCCCCAGTTAGGGTCTAAAGAAGAAGTGGTGCAAATGCCGTCCCCAGTAAGAATAGAAGAGCATGAAAGCCAAGATATGGTGCAGCCAAACCCCAAATCCACAGAGCCCCTACTTCCCTCAGCAAGCAATACACAGGAGCTTAGCATTCTTCCCATCAAGTGCCCAAAGGATGACGCTCTCTTGGAGCAGAAGCCAGTTGCCTCCGCCGAACAGGAGTCTGAGAAAGAGAATCATCTCACTACAGTTTCTAATTATAACAAAGATGAAGGCCAAGAAGCTTTAGTGACGTCCCCAAACAAACCCAAGAGTCCTGGGGTGGAAGAGCCAGTAATGAAGCCCATAGCAGAAATGGGTCCACAGGAGACCACTGCGAAAGAACCTCCATCAGCTGTGGTTGATCACAGCCCAGAAAGCCTCAAAAGGAAATCTTGTCTCATCCAAGAAGAGTCCCCCGTCAGCTGGGAGAAAAGGCCACGTGTCACGGAGAATCGCCAGCACCAGCAGCCATTTCAAGTCTCGCCACAGCCCTTTCTCAGTAGAGGGGACAGGATCCAGGTGCGAAAAGTACCACCTCTCAAG ATCCCGGTCTCCAGAATCTCCCCCATGCCTTTTCCTACATCGCAGGTCTCTCCCAGGGCTCGTTTTCCAGTCTCCATCACTAGTCCTAACAGAACAGGAGCCAGAACTCTTGCAGACATCAAAGCAAAAGCCCAGCTGGTCAAAGCACAGAgggcagccgccgccgccgccgctgccgccgccgccgccgccgcctcagTTGGAGGGACCATTCCAGGACCTGGCCCCGGGGGTGGACAAGGTCCAGGAGAGGGTGGTGACAGGAAAACGGCTCGAGGAGGGAGTCCAGACTCAGACAGAGGCAGCGAACCTGGAAAGGGCCCCACACTGGAATTGGCAGGAACTGGAAGCAGGGGAGGTACGAGAGAGCTTTTACCCTGTGGTCCAGAGACTCAGCCCCAGTCTGAGACCAAGACCCCAGACCAGGCACAGCCTCGTAGTGTCCCTGGAGCACAACTACAGCAAACCCCCTCAGTGCCTCCCACATCTGCCAGCGGCGGAGCACGCACAAGCGTCCCATCACCAGCCCACACTAACGCACCCCCACCAGCTATAGGGAAGCTGACTAACGAACAACTGAATCCCTCCAGGGCAGCAGCCGCAGTGGCCTCTCTCACCTACGCACAAGGTCCCGGGACCTGCAGACAGGAGAAAGCGCCTTCTACTCCGACGGATGCTGCTCTCATCTCAGGCGCCTCACCTGTCCGTTTTGCAGCTAATGGCGCAGTTGAACCCAGAGCAGGTTCTAGTAAGAATATGCCAGACCCTTCAGCCTCAGCAGAGACAACTGCTACTACGGCGGCTCTGACTCCCTCTCCTTTAACATCTTTATTGAcaacagccactttagaaaagcTTCCTGTGCCCCAGGTCAGTGTAACGGTAGCACCTACGGGATCAGCTCCATCTTCGAGCACTTTGCCAGTAGCTTCTAGCCTTAAAACTCCAGGAACGTCTTCAAATTTGAATGGACCCATGTCAAGGCCAAGCTCTAGTATCCCTGCGAATAATCCTTTGGTCACTCAGCTGCTTCAGGGCAAAGATGTTCCCATGGAGCAAATTCTGCCTAAACCTCTCACCAAAGTTGAAATGAAAACTGTTCCACTGACTGCGAAAGAGGAGCTGGGGGTAGGAGTGCTCACAGGCACCGGCGCCACAGAGAACAGCAGCAGAGAGGAAGTCAGTGAGAGGCAGTCCCACCCAGCTCTGCAGCAGCTGGGTAAAGCCTTGCAAAGTAAGCAGCTCCCACAGGTTCCAAGACCCCTTCAGCTCTTTTCAGGTAAGGAACTGAGGGACTCTAGCATGGACACACACCAGTACCAGGAAGGACTAAGTAAAGCCACCCAAGATCAGATCCTTCAGACTCTCATCCAGAGGGTTCGGAGGCAGAACGTTCTCCCATTTGTGCAGCCCTCCCAGTTCAACTTCACTCACTCAGGTTTCCAGCTAGAAGACATCTCCACAAGCCAGCGGTTCATGCTGGGTTTTGCTGGCAGAAGGACATCGAAGCCTGCAATGGCAGGTCACTACTTACTTAACATTTCCACCTATGGCCGGGGTTCAGAGAGCTTTAGGAGGACCCATTCTATAAACCCTGAAGACCGTTTGTGTCTAAGTAGCCCCACAGAGGACTTGAAAATGGGATATACAGACTGTAAAAATGCAACAGGAGATAGTAGCAGCGGCAAAGAAGAAGATACCGATGAGGAGAGCACTGGTGATGAGCAAGAATCCGTCATGGTGAAGGAAGAGCCCCAGGCTGCCCAGGGTCCTGGCAAATGTGAAGCAAGTTCAGGACCCCACAGTAGAGAAACCCTATCCACCAATGATTgtttaacaaaaaagaatgtgaagGCGGAAACACCAGTGTACGAGCAAACCGCTTTAAGCAAGGAGAATTACCTGTTCCCGAGAGGCCAGACATTGGATGAGAAGACCCTAGCCAGAGATTTTATTCAGGCCGCACAGAAACAAGTGGCTCATGCAGTGAGAGGCAAGGCGATGCGTAGCAGCCCTGAGCTTTTCAATTCTACTGCTCTTCCTCTGACTGCAGACAGTCCCACCCATCAGCCTCTTCTCCTGCCACCACTGCAAACCCCGAAGCTGTATGGAAGCCCCACCCAGATCGGGCCAAGCTACCGGGGCATGATCAATGTCTCCACCTCGTCCGACATGGACCATAACTCTGCTGTCCCTGGGATGCCTGACTGTAGCCAGGTGGCTAGCAATGTAGGCGATGTCATGTCCTTTTCGGTGACTGTCACTACTATCCCTGCTAGCCAAGCGATGAATCCCAGCAGCCATGGCCAGACCATTCCTGTTCAGGCCTTCCCTGAAGAGAACAGCATAGAGGACACACCTTCGAAATGTTACTGCCGATTGAAAGCCATGATCATGTGCAAGGGGTGTGGAGCATTCTGCCACGATGATTGCATTGGCCCCTCGAAACTTTGTGTCTCCTGCCTTGTCGTTCGGTAA